A region of Salvia splendens isolate huo1 chromosome 17, SspV2, whole genome shotgun sequence DNA encodes the following proteins:
- the LOC121773677 gene encoding putative glucose-6-phosphate 1-epimerase has translation MGHSAAVWDHRASLELTKDWNGIDQVVLRNPRGASARVSLHGAQVISWRNDRGEELLFTTSKAIFKSPKAMRGGISICFPQFGNSHSLEQHGFARNKIWTIEDDPPSLHPNDSHGKSFVDLLLKPIEEDMKFWPHGFEFRLRVSLASDGNLILISRIRNINGKPFSFTLAYQTHFSVSDISEVRIEGLETLDYLDNLSQRERFTEQGDALTFESEIDRVYLSSPKCVAVLDHEKKRTYVIRKEGLPDMVVWNPWEKKSKAMTDFGDEEYKQMLCVNAAAIEKNITLKPGEEWTGRVELAAVPSSFCCDELEPHLDYF, from the exons ATGGGGCATTCTGCAGCAGTTTGGGACCATAGAGCTTCTCTTGAATTGACCAAGGACTGGAATGGAATCGATCAGGTTGTGCTTCGGAACCCTCGTGGGGCGTCTGCACGA GTGAGCCTGCATGGAGCACAAGTTATCTCATGGAGGAACGATAGGGGCGAAGAGCTTCTTTTCACCACTAGTAAG GCCATCTTTAAATCTCCAAAAGCAATGCGAGGAGGCATCTCTATTTGCTTTCCGCAG TTTGGGAACTCTCATTCGCTCGAGCAGCATGGATTTGCCAGGAACAAGATTTGGACAATCGAGGATGATCCTCCTTCACTTCATCCAAATGACTCTCATGGTAAATCCTTTGTTGATTTGCTGCTAAAACCCATTGAAGAAGATATGAAGTTCTGGCCTCACGG CTTTGAGTTTCGTCTACGAGTTTCTCTCGCATCGGATGGAAACTTGATACTGATATCACGCATTAGGAATATAAATGGGAAACCTTTCAGTTTCACTTTGGCCTATCAAACACATTTCTCTGTTTCTGACATTAG CGAAGTGAGGATAGAAGGTTTAGAGACGCTGGACTACCTCGACAACCTCTCCCAAAGGGAACGATTCACGGAGCAAGGTGATGCCCTAACATTCGAATCAGAG ATAGACCGAGTTTACCTAAGCTCACCCAAGTGTGTCGCTGTTCTTGATCACGAGAAGAAACGGACATATGTTATCAGAAAGGAGGGGCTGCCTGATATGG TCGTGTGGAATCCATGGGAGAAGAAGTCGAAAGCAATGACAGATTTTGGAGATGAAGAATATAAGCAGATGCTATGTGTGAATGCAGCAGCAATAGAGAAGAACATCACCCTGAAACCAGGAGAGGAGTGGACGGGGAGAGTCGAGCTCGCAGCTGTGCCTTCAAGCTTCTGCTGCGACGAACTTGAACCTCATCTCGACTACTTTTGA
- the LOC121773607 gene encoding common plant regulatory factor 1-like isoform X1 produces MGNNEEGKCTKLEKSPPPAVPAVDQNNMQMYPDWAAMQAYYGPRFAVPPYMNSAVASPHAPPPYMWGPPQSMIPPYGAPYAAFYAHGGVYAHPGVPMTGTPASGETPAKSSWNTDGGFVKKLKEFDGLAISIGNGNGDGTENETDLRRSTDSDETDGSSDGSNGVAPGANQNVKKRNGEGSPEREDGKALKKSSSTPVEVGQASEKTVDVIPPTNKPVKAMDNMNVALEVKEPSLSGISSPTNVPLHSIPNESWMQNERELKRERRKQSNRESARRSRLRKQAETEELAVKVQALTSENMSLKSEINALMESSGKLKLENAALMEKLKEAQLGHREEVNIHKIDDLRRLKPVGTANLLARVNNSDSSDVRNEDSSDSYENSSRPGAKLHQLLDSSPRTDAVAAG; encoded by the exons ATGGGAAACAATGAAGAAGGAAAGTGTACCAAGTTGGAAAAATCACCTCCACCTGCAGTGCCAGCAGTG GATCAGAATAACATGCAGATGTATCCTGACTGGGCAGCAATGCAG GCTTACTATGGTCCCCGATTTGCTGTACCACCATATATGAATTCGGCTGTTGCTTCTCCGCATGCACCGCCCCCCTATATGTGGGGTCCACCACAG TCGATGATTCCTCCTTATGGAGCTCCGTATGCGGCCTTCTATGCTCACGGAGGTGTTTACGCACACCCGGGAGTTCCTATG ACTGGTACTCCTGCGAGCGGGGAAACACCAGCCAAGTCATCATGGAACACAGATGGAGGCTTTGTGAAGAAGTTGAAAGAATTTGATGGGCTTGCAATATCTATAGGCAATGGAAATGGTGATGGTACTGAAAATGAAACTGACCTAAGACGGTCAACAGACAG CGACGAGACTGATGGTTCCAGCGATGGAAGTAATGGAGTTGCCCCAGGG GCTAATCAGAATGTCAAGAAGAGAAATGGAGAAGGATCTCCTGAGAGAG AAGATGGGAAAGCTCTTAAAAAAAGCAGTTCAACTCCTGTTGAAGTTGGCCAAGCTTCTGAGAAGACGGTGGACGTGATTCCTCCTACTAATAAGCCGGTGAAAGCTATGGACAACATGAACGTTGCATTGGAAGTGAAGGAACCTTCCCTGAGTGGAATTTCCAGCCCGACTAATGTTCCACTCCACTCTATTCCTAATGAAAGCTGGATGCAG AATGAACGAGAACTGAAAAGAGAGAGGAGGAAACAGTCAAACCGGGAATCAGCAAGGCGATCAAGACTGAGGAAACAG GCTGAGACTGAAGAACTAGCCGTCAAAGTTCAAGCACTAACTTCTGAGAACATGAGCCTCAAATCTGAAATAAATGCACTGATGGAAAGCTCTGGAAAACTAAAGCTTGAAAACGCTGCACTAATG GAGAAACTAAAAGAGGCTCAATTAGGACACAGAGAAGAGGTAAATATTCACAAGATTGATGATCTGAGGAGGCTGAAACCTGTAGGCACAGCAAACCTACTTGCCAGAGTCAACAACTCGGATTCATCCGACGTTAGAAACGAGGACAGTAGCGACTCGTACGAAAACAGTAGTCGTCCTGGAGCTAAACTCCATCAGCTTCTTGACAGTAGTCCCAGGACTGACGCTGTTGCTGCCGGTTGA
- the LOC121773607 gene encoding common plant regulatory factor 1-like isoform X2, translating to MGNNEEGKCTKLEKSPPPAVPAVDQNNMQMYPDWAAMQAYYGPRFAVPPYMNSAVASPHAPPPYMWGPPQSMIPPYGAPYAAFYAHGGVYAHPGVPMTGTPASGETPAKSSWNTDGGFVKKLKEFDGLAISIGNGNGDGTENETDLRRSTDSDETDGSSDGSNGVAPGANQNVKKRNGEGSPERDGKALKKSSSTPVEVGQASEKTVDVIPPTNKPVKAMDNMNVALEVKEPSLSGISSPTNVPLHSIPNESWMQNERELKRERRKQSNRESARRSRLRKQAETEELAVKVQALTSENMSLKSEINALMESSGKLKLENAALMEKLKEAQLGHREEVNIHKIDDLRRLKPVGTANLLARVNNSDSSDVRNEDSSDSYENSSRPGAKLHQLLDSSPRTDAVAAG from the exons ATGGGAAACAATGAAGAAGGAAAGTGTACCAAGTTGGAAAAATCACCTCCACCTGCAGTGCCAGCAGTG GATCAGAATAACATGCAGATGTATCCTGACTGGGCAGCAATGCAG GCTTACTATGGTCCCCGATTTGCTGTACCACCATATATGAATTCGGCTGTTGCTTCTCCGCATGCACCGCCCCCCTATATGTGGGGTCCACCACAG TCGATGATTCCTCCTTATGGAGCTCCGTATGCGGCCTTCTATGCTCACGGAGGTGTTTACGCACACCCGGGAGTTCCTATG ACTGGTACTCCTGCGAGCGGGGAAACACCAGCCAAGTCATCATGGAACACAGATGGAGGCTTTGTGAAGAAGTTGAAAGAATTTGATGGGCTTGCAATATCTATAGGCAATGGAAATGGTGATGGTACTGAAAATGAAACTGACCTAAGACGGTCAACAGACAG CGACGAGACTGATGGTTCCAGCGATGGAAGTAATGGAGTTGCCCCAGGG GCTAATCAGAATGTCAAGAAGAGAAATGGAGAAGGATCTCCTGAGAGAG ATGGGAAAGCTCTTAAAAAAAGCAGTTCAACTCCTGTTGAAGTTGGCCAAGCTTCTGAGAAGACGGTGGACGTGATTCCTCCTACTAATAAGCCGGTGAAAGCTATGGACAACATGAACGTTGCATTGGAAGTGAAGGAACCTTCCCTGAGTGGAATTTCCAGCCCGACTAATGTTCCACTCCACTCTATTCCTAATGAAAGCTGGATGCAG AATGAACGAGAACTGAAAAGAGAGAGGAGGAAACAGTCAAACCGGGAATCAGCAAGGCGATCAAGACTGAGGAAACAG GCTGAGACTGAAGAACTAGCCGTCAAAGTTCAAGCACTAACTTCTGAGAACATGAGCCTCAAATCTGAAATAAATGCACTGATGGAAAGCTCTGGAAAACTAAAGCTTGAAAACGCTGCACTAATG GAGAAACTAAAAGAGGCTCAATTAGGACACAGAGAAGAGGTAAATATTCACAAGATTGATGATCTGAGGAGGCTGAAACCTGTAGGCACAGCAAACCTACTTGCCAGAGTCAACAACTCGGATTCATCCGACGTTAGAAACGAGGACAGTAGCGACTCGTACGAAAACAGTAGTCGTCCTGGAGCTAAACTCCATCAGCTTCTTGACAGTAGTCCCAGGACTGACGCTGTTGCTGCCGGTTGA